The genomic stretch CGAAGGTGGAAAAGTTCCTAAAGATCGATGTCAAGGAAAATTTTGTAAGCTGGATCGGGGATGAGATTGCGGTACTTCAAATTAAATCCCACATTAATCAGGGCAAAAATGATGTCGCCCTCGTCCTCAAAGCCAATGATGCTGAGGATGCCAAGACCAATTTGGATTTTGTGGTGGAGCAGATTCGTAAAAAGACACCCGTAAAGTTCAAGGCGGTCAATTATAAGGATTACGAAATCAATTTTCTTTCCATCAAAGGGTTCTTTAAAATGCTCTTGGGCGGAAGGTTCGACGAGTTTGACAAACCCTACTTTACCCAAATTGATGACTTTGTGATTTTTAGTGACAGTCCCAATACCCTAAAGGGTATAATTGATAAAGTATCGGAGGGGGATATCCTGGCGACTTCGGAAGAATTCAGAAATTTTGATGAACAATTCGATTCAGAATCCACCGTGTTCGTTTACAGCAATGTGCCTTTGTTGTTTGATAATATGTACGCTCTGGCCGATGCATCTACCAAACAAAAAATGCGGAAGAACAAAGATTTTATTATCTGCTTCCCCCAAGTCGGATTGCAATTGTCCCCAGAAGATGACTTGTTTGAAAGCAGATTGGTGCTCAATTATCAGGATGTGGAAGAAGTGAAGAAAGCCATCAATCTTCCAAAAAGTACCAACACAACCACCCCCAAAAATCAAAATACGACTTCGGCGGAAATCACGGATGCGGTTTTTAACCTGAGGCCCATCTACCCAACGGATTTGAATGCTAAATCGTTCAGTAAAAAATATGCCAACGGAAACATTCGGTTTGAAGTGGATTTAAAGGATGGCTTGAAGCACGGCCGTTACGAAGAGTATTATTCGGATGGCACGCGAAAAATCCGTGGCCGCTTCCGTGACGATGAGCAGGTCGGCACGTGGCGTTATTACGACAAAGATGGGAACCAAGTTCATAAAAAACGGTTTTAGCAGTACGGTCATTCTTTACGGATGCTGAACGCTGGTCATTGAGCGAAGTCGAAATGACTATAAGTGCTAATTGTCATTTCGAACGTCCCGATTTTTATCGGGAATGAGAAATCTCATTTCCCTTTCTGAGCGTAGCGAAGAATCCTTTTTAAAATATCCTAATCGGTGATTGGAGCAGTTCCCCAACAATCACTACCTTTCTAGTCCAAACCAAACCTCGAAAATGAAAAATATCCTAGTTGCAGCAGCACTTCTTGTTGCGTTCACCACAACCTTTACTGCCAATGCCCAAAAAATCAATTTCCCACAACGCTACGAAACGTGGAAAGCTGCAGAAAAGGGTCAATTTAAATGGGATCAAGAAGCTTTGGACAAAGCAGTGGAATACGCCTATGCCAATGAATATTCAGGTTCCAGAGATTTGCGTATTGCCATATTGGAAGGCTTCAAACGTGAACCATTCCACGAAATACTAGGGCCTACGAAGAAAAGGGGCGGTCCAGCAGGTATGATTATGAAAAATGGCTACGTGCTGGCTTCTTGGGGAGACACCAAACGGGTGGATATGACTTTCAGTGTCACCAAAAGCTTTTTATCCACTGTTGCTGGACTGGCCGAAGACCAAGGTTTGATCAACGACACCAAGGACAAAGTGAGGGACTACATTTGGGATGGCACTTTTGATGGTGCGCACAACTCCAAAATAACCTGGGAACACCTATTGCAACAAAACTCTGATTGGTCAGGGGAATTGTGGGGCGGTAAGGATTGGGCGGACCGTCCACCGAGTGAAGGAGGTCTGGACGATTGGAAATTCCGAAAGCTCAACGAACCCGGTACGGTAATGGAGTACAACGATGTTCGCGTAAACGTATTGGCCTATTCGTTGACCCATGTGTGGAGAAAACCGCTGCCCATGGTCCTCAAAGAAGAGGTGATGGATAAGATCGGGGCGACCACAACTTGGCGTTGGTTTGGCTACAAAGATGCTTGGACCGAAGTCGATGGGATACAGATGAAATCCGTGACCGGTGGTGGGCACTCTGGAGCCGGACTTTTTATCTCCACAGAGGATATGGCCCGTTTTGGAACGCTCTTTTTGAATAATGGCAAATGGGAGGACCAACAAATCATCAGTGAAGATTGGATCATAAAAGCTACTACGCCTTCTGTGCCCAATGTGAATTATGGCTATATGTGGTGGCTGAACCAACAAGGAGGCCGCCACTGGGATGGTGTTCCCGAACATGTGTTCTACGCCGCAGGTTTTGGGGGCAATTTTATTGTGGTGGACCAAAAAAGCGGGTTGGTCATTGTAACGCGCTGGCTGGAACCTTCAAAAATTGGGGAGTTTGTAAAGCAGGTGTATGAGGTTTTTTAATTAGTAATTAATAGCCCATCAGTCTCAACTTTTCAGGTTTTATTCCTTTTAATTTGTTTATAGAATTCAAAATCTATTAGAAGTGACACGAATTGCACGAATTACACGAATCATAATTGGTGTCATTCTGAAGTGTGTCGGAGTTTGACACGAAATCTTAGGCTACTTGGGATTTCTCGTCGCTTCACTCTGTCGAAATGACCACCGGCGTGTATCGGTCATTTCGAACGGATGTGAGAAATCCAATCCTATGCTGAAACATTTTGCTCTTGTGGCATAAAAGGCTCCAAAACCTTCAACGCCTTGTCCACACTTGTGATTCTGTCAAACGTCAACAGTAACCGTAAACCTGTTCGGGTCTGTTTTTCCTTAAGCTTGGCCTGTTGGGGATGGCTCTGTACATATTGCAGCACTTGGGTGAACACGGGACTTTGGTAAAAACTGGATTGCTGGTCCGCAATAAAGTAACCGATAAACTTGCCCTTCTTCATGATCACCTTTTCCAAACCAATATGCGTGGCAATCCATTTAACACGGACGGAATTCATCAAATCCACTACAGGCTCGGGCAACTCGCCAAAACGGTCCACCAATTGCGCTTCAAATTTCTGTAGGCCTTCCTCGTCCTCCACATCGTTCAATTGAGTGTAGAGGTTTAAGCGTTCTGTAATATTGTTGATGTAATCATCTGGGAAGAGCAGTTCAAAATCCGTGTCCAACTGCATCTCTTTCACATATACTTTTTCCTTATCGCCCTCAACTTCATCATACAGTTCCTTGAACTCGTTTTCCTTGAGTTCCTCTATGGCTTCGGACAGTATTTTTTGATAGGTCTCAAATCCAATCTCGTTGATAAATCCACTCTGCTCTCCTCCCAACAAGTCACCGGCACCACGAATTTCCAAATCCTTCATCGCAATATTGAAACCACTGCCCAGCTCGGTGAATTGTTCCAAAGCTTCGATACGTTTTCGGGCCTCGGTGGTCATCACTTCATAAGGTGGCGTGATAAAATAACAGAACGCTTTTTTGTTGCTTCGGCCTACTCGCCCGCGCATTTGGTGCAAGTCGCTCAATCCAAAATTGTTGGCGTTGTGAATGAAAATGGTGTTGGCGTTGGTCACATCCAAACCACTTTCAATGATGGTGGTCGAAACCAAAACATCAAACTCACCGTTCATAAAAGAAAGCATCAAGGTTTCCAGTTTTTTGCCCTCCATTTGTCCGTGTCCAATCCCAATTTTGGCATCGGGCACCAAGCGTTGGAGCATTCCGGCCACCTCTTTGATGTTTTCAATGCGATTATGGATGAAGAACACCTGTCCGCCCCGTTGGATTTCGTAGGATACGGCATCACGGATAATATCCTCGTTCAATCGAATCACATGGCTTTCGATGGGGTAGCGGTTCGGTGGAGGGGTATTGATGACAGAGAGATCACGAGCGGCCATCAAACTGAACTGTAACGTCCTTGGAATCGGTGTGGCGGTCAGCGTGAGCACATCCACGTTTTCTTTGATGGAACGCAGTTTTTCTTTTACGGAAACCCCGAATTTCTGTTCCTCGTCCACAATGAGCAAGCCCAAATCCTTGAACTTTACATTCTTGTTGACCAACTGGTGTGTTCCAATAATGATATCCACTTTGCCACTTTCCAGATTTTCTAGGGTCTCCCTTTTCTCCTTCGCTGTTCTAAATCGGTTGAGGTAATCCACGGTTACGGGCATTTCCTTCAATCGTTCGGAAAATGTTCTATGATGCTGAAAAGCCAAAATCGTTGTGGGAACCAAAATAGCCACCTGTTTGCCGTTGTCCACGGCTTTAAACGCAGCCCGTATCGCGACTTCCGTTTTCCCAAAACCAACATCCCCACAAATCAAGCGGTCCATCGGGCGTTCGCTCTCCATATCCTTCTTGACGTCCTGGGTACTTTTTTCTTGATCCGGCGTGTCTTCGTACAAGAAAGAAGCTTCGAGCTCGTGTTGTAAATAGCTGTCCGGCGCGTATTGAAATCCTTTTTCCAATCGCCGTTTGGCATAGACTTTTATCAGATCGAAGGCAATCTTTTTGACCCTGGCCTTGGTCTTTTGCTTGAGTTTTTTCCAAGCCGCCGAACCCAGTTTGTATATTTTGGGAGGCGCCCCGTCCTTACCATTGTATTTCGATATTTTATGAAGCGAATGGATGCTGACGTAGAGAATATCACGGTCGCCATAAATCAGTTTGATGGCTTCCTGCTTTTTGCCCTCCACATCAATTTTTTGCAACCCACCAAACTTGCCGATACCGTGATCAATGTGGGTCACATAATCGCCAATTTCCAGCTTGTTGAGTTCCTTCAGCGTGATGGCCTGCTTTTTGGCGTAGCCATTCTTCAGATGGAATTTGTGGTAACGCTCAAAAATTTGATGATCGGTATAGCAGACCAGTTTAAGGTCATCGTCAACAAAACCTTGGTACAAGGGAAAAATGATGGTCTGGTAGTGCACCGTTTCGTCCACTTCATTAAAAATGTCGTGAAAACGCTTGGCCTGTTGCTCGGTGGAACAGAAAATATAATTGCTGTAACCTGCATCCCGATTGTCATTGAGATTTTCAATAAGCAGGTCAAATTTTTTGTTGAAAGCTGGCTGGGGTTTGGTGTTGAATTGGATGATGTCACTTCGACTTCCTGCCCGTTCGGCAGGCGGGCGCTCAGTGACCATTTCTCCTGTATTTTGGTGGCTGAGCGGAGTCGAAGTACCAATCTCAAAACATAAATAATCCTTCAACTGCTCTTTCAACAAAGCTGAATCCAGAAAGAGTTCCTTGGGTTTCGCGTGTTTGATCTCTTGACTCAACTTGGCAAAACTCTCCTCAGCTTTTTCAAAAAAGGAATCAATCCGGTCGTAGATCAGCGCAGGGTTTTTTGCAAAGACCACGGTATTGGCCGAAATATATTTTAAGAAGCTTTCCCGTGTTTCCTCGGTAAACTTGTTTTCCACATTGGGTATGATGGTAATTTTCTTCACTTTGTCGGTGGAAAGCTGGGTTTCCACATCAAAAGTTCGAATGCTGTCCACTTCATCCCCAAAGAACTCGATACGATAAGGTTCATCGTGAGAGAAGGAAAAGACATCCACAATACCCCCACGAACAGAAAACTCCCCAGGTTCGGTCACAAAATCCACCCGTTTAAACTGGTATTCAAACAGCACTTCGTTTAAAAAATCCAACGAGATTTCATCGCCCAACTTTATTTTTTGGGTGTTTTTGTCCAGTTCCTTTCTGGTCACCACTTTCTCAAAAAGTGCATCGGGATACGTAACGATTATCGCCGGTTTCTTTCTGGAATTGATACGGTTCAATACCTCTGCACGCAGAAGTACGTTGGCATTGTCCGTTTCTTCAATTTGATACGGTCTTCGGTAGCTTCCGGGATAAAAAAGGACATCTTTTTCTCCAATCAACTGCTCCAAATCATTCAAAAGATAAGCAGCTTCTTCCTTGTCGTTCAAAATCAACAAGAATGGTGATTCGGCAGACTTGAAAGCTTCTGAAATCACAAAGGAAAGTGAAGAGCCCACAAGTCCTTTGATGCTTATTTTTTGACTGGCACCTCGAGCGGAGGCGAGAGGTTGGGCAATAGTATCCCTCAGTTTCCCAAGTTGGGGAGACTGTTCAAAAAGTTGTGAAATCGGGGTTTTGGTCAATCCAAAAAACTTTGCGGCAAAGATAAACCCCAGAAGCTTTTAGTGAAAATGTTTTTTTAGGTTTGTTTTGATAAGGTTGAACTTGTTTCAGCGTCTCACTCAGATGCGATTCCGTGTTATGCTTCGACTCATTTCGACTTCGCTCAATGACCAGGACTCAGCATCCGCACGGAATGACAATTGGCTAAAGGTCCCTGAGCGGAGTCGAAGGGACATTATGGGTTCTAAACCTTAATAATACTATCCTCAACAATGGTAAAAACTTCATCCGAATCCTCAGGGTCAAGGGAATGGGTGCCCGTGAATTGACCGAAGGCGGGAAGAATCATTTGATTTTTTGACTTAAAAAAACAGGGCAATTTGATGCGTTCCCTACCAAAACCTTTGAGTTTAATGGAAGGATGAATATGACCGCAAAACGTAAAATAGCCCTCACGTTCTTCGGGATGATGGGTCAATAAAAAAGAGTCAATAATCAACTCTGGAAATATCGAAATTTTTAGTTTTTCAAACTTTTCGGGGGCAATTATGTCGTGGTTGCCTGCCACCAAAAGGATTTCAGAAGGTGTTTTGCCTACCCAATTCTCAAACAATTCCCATTCTTTATTGAGGGATGAATGAAACAAATCGCCCAAAAAACAGATTTGAAAAGGCTGAAAATCCGAAACGATTTTATCCAAAAGCAGAAAGTTTTTGTGAATGGCCTTTCGAGGTACGGCGGCACCAAATTTTCTGAAATGGGATACCTTGCCCAAGTGTACATCACTGATCAGCAAGAGTGATTTTTCCTCCCAAAATAATCCACCCAAAGGGTGGAGAAAAAATAATTTATTTTCAATTTCAACTTTATGGGTCATATGTTACTGTAAAAAAGGGTCTGGGTATAGAGGTTGACATCCATTATTGCTGTTAAAATTATTGGGATACTCTGTTACAACGCATAAATATCCTTGGCGTAGAAATACATCTTCACTTTCAATGACAATTTTGTACCTGTAACTGCCTTGCGCAATTTCTTCAGTTGGAAAAACATTTCCTGCAGAATCATATCCTTTTGTAGTAAATATAAGTTGGTCGGAAGAGTTATAGATTTCAACTGTATTGTTCGGGTACAAATACAAGTTTTCAATGACCCAAAAATCATTAATTCCGTCCCCGTTGGGAGTTAATACGTTGGATACATAAATATCAACAAGTTCCCCATTTTCCTGTAATGGCAAATTGTTGACATTGTCATCAATTTCTTCAGTACAGCATTTGAATGAGTTACGGGCAGAAATGGAACCATCGGAGCTACAATTGGTAAGACAGAAAAAAAGGATGGTAATTAGCCAAATGTTCGATTTTAATTGTTGTAAGGACATTGATGTCTGAAATTTTAGGAAAGTTAGTTATTATTTTCGGGTCAGTTTTTCCATCATCCGTTGGATGCGGTCCGCCAATTTTTCGTTGGATAGTTTTTCCCGCAACCTATCCGTAATAATTGGGAAAGATAGGGGCGTGGGTTGGGTACATTGTTTCCAAACAATTTCTTGTTGTGCGATTCGCTCCAAGGCCAAACGTAAACGGCCTTCTTCCAGTTGATGCTCAAAAGTTTCGGTATAAGCTTGCTGATAGAGCAGATTATCATCTTCAAAATCACGGAACACATCAAACAGCAATTCCGAACTGCTTTGCAGATGCTTCATTTTGACTCCTTTCTCGGGATAGCCCGTGAAAACCATTCCACTGATGACGGCAATATCACGGAATTTTCTGCGCGCCATTTCGTTGGAGTTCAAACTTTTTTGAAGGTCGGACAACATATACTCCGGGGTAAAAAGGTTGTTGTCCAAAATTTCCTGAATGTTGATTTCCCTGTCCGATAGCAACTCAAACCCATAATCGTTAAATGCGAGGGAGCAGGTTATCGGCGTCAACAAACTGATGCGATAGGCCAAGAGACTGCTCATCCCTTCGTGAATGGCCCTGCCTTCAAAAGGGTAAAACATATGGTGGTAGCCATCCCGGGTCTTAAAGGTTTCTATCAAAAATTGATGTGGCTGTGGCACAATGCTTTCTTCCCGCTGTTTGGCAAACATCGGCTGCAATGCTTGTATTTCTTCTGACTGTTCCGAAAACTCCAACTCGGCGGTATACAATTCCTGCCGCAACAGTTCGGACATCTTTGCAGAAAAACTCAAACGTCCTCCCATCCAGCTGGGCACTTTGTTGGTTCTCTTTTTGGAATTTCGAACGTGTGCAGCCATCCCTTTGATCCTAATAAATTCCAGATTACGTCCGGCAAAAGTGAAAACATCGCCGGGACTCAATTTGGAAATAAAATATTCCTCGATACTGCCAATGTATCCTCCTTTTTGATAGCGAACGGAGATGGTGGCATCGCCCACAATGGTCCCAATCTGAAACCGATGTCGCATAGCAACCGCCCTGCTGTTCACTTTGAATTTGCCATCTGCTTCAACCTCCACCTTTTTATACTCGTCGTAGCTCTTCAAACTTTGACTTCCCATCACCAAAAAATTCAAAAGCCATTGCCATTGTTCTTCGGTCAAGGTCTGGTAACAGAATGTTTGTTTAATTTCTGGATAGATTTCATCCGGATAAAACCCATCGGAAACCGCCAAAGTGGTCAAATATTGAATAAGGACATCAAAGCTGTTGAGGTATGGTATGCGGTCTTCCACGGCGCTGTTCAATACCGCTTTTTGCATGGCCGAAGCCTCAACCAATTCGATGGCGTGGGTGGGTAAAAAATGAATCACACTTTCTTTGCCCGGTCGGTGACCGCTACGTCCGGCACGTTGTAAAAAACGAGCTACGCCTTTGGGACCGCCAATTTGGATCACGGTTTCCACAGGCGCAAAATCCACTCCCAAGTCCAGGCTCGATGTGCAGACCACTGCTTTTAGACTTTCATTTCGGATGGCCTGCTCCACCCAAAGTCGGGTTTCTTTGTTGATACTGCCATGGTGCATCGCCATTTCACCGGCAAACTCAGGGTATTTTTCCAAGATTTTCTGAAACCAGATTTCACATTGGCTACGGGTGTTGGTAAAAAGCAAGGTGGTTTTGCTATTATTGATGATGGGCACCACTTGGTCCAAAAGATGCAATCCCAAATGTCCGCGCCAGGGAAAGGTTTCCATTTCCTTAGGAATGATACTTTTCACCGTGATTTTTTTATTGAGGTTGGCCTTGACCAAAACCGAATTTTCCAATTCTGGCGATGTTGGTCCCAACAGGACTTCGCGAGCTTGTTCCAGATTCCCGATGGTGGCCGATATGCCCCAAATGCGTAGTTCCTTGCAGATTGTTTTTAATCGAGACAGGCCCAACTCCATTTGAACGCCGCGCTTGGTGCCCAAAAGTTCGTGCCATTCGTCCACAACAACGGCGGAACAGTCTTTGAAGGTTTTTTCGTAGCCTTTGGATGACAGCAATAACTGTAAGCTTTCAGGAGTTGTGATCAATAGGTCGGGCATATGGGTTCGCATTTTTGCCCGTTCTTTTGCCGAAGTGTCCCCTGTTCGAATGCCAACGGTCATTTGTGTTTCCAAATCTTGGGTAATGCGCTCTGCTGATTGTTTGATTTCCTGTGAAAGTGCTCGCAATGGCGTGATCCAGATGGCTTTTAATCCTTTTTTGTGCTTGGTCTTGTAATCAGGATTGTTTTTGATATAATTGAGGACTATTGGGAACCACAAAGCATAGGTTTTTCCACTACCCGTAGGGGCATTCAAAAGGCCGTGCTTACCATCCAAAAAAGCTTGCCACGTATCTTTTTGAAAAGGGAATGGCTTCCAATCTTGTTTTTGGAACCAATTTTCGGCGATATGGAAAAGGTCCTCTTGATTCATTTTTTATGAGATCCCTTCGCTTTGCTCGGGATCAGTGCTTTTAAATCATCCAATGAATTGGCCTCATCGATTTTTTTGTCCTTCCGCCATTTTAAAATTCTTGGAAAACGGGTGGCAACACCGCTCTTATGTCGCTTGGAAGGAGCAATCCCTTCAAAAGCGATTTCAAACACATACTGCGGAGTAACACTTCGAACGGGGCCAAAACGCTCCAACGTATTCTTCTTGATCCACGCATCCACTTGCCGAAACTCTTTGTCCGTTAAGCCCGAATAGGCCTTGGCAAAGGTGACCAGTTCTTTTTCACCTTCTTCGTTTTTATCCCACAGCGCAAAGGTGTAGTCGGTAAAGAGGTTGCTTCGCCGGCCATGACCCCGCATAGCGTAGGTGAGCACGGCATCAATGGTGAGCGGGTCGACCTTCCATTTCCACCAGCCCCCTTTTTTTCGTCCCACTTGGTAGGTGGAGTCATTGCGTTTGAGCACTAGGCCCTCACTATGTTTTTCTCTGGACAATTTCCTTTCTTTTGCCACTTCTTCCCAAGAATTGAATTGCATCCGTTCGGATAGGAGTATGGGTAATTCATTATAAGGGGTTCTGTTTCGACTCATTTCGACTTCGCTCAATGACCAGCGCTCAGTGACCTGTTTATTGAGCGTAGTCGAAATCATAGATTCTAAAATTTTTCTTCGCTCCAGATAAGTTTTGTTTCTGATGTCCTTCCCCTTCCATTCCAAAATATCATAGACTTTCAACTTGACAGGGATTTTTTCCAACAATGATTTTGAAACGTTTTTGCGGCCTATTCGGGTCTGAAGGTCTTTAAAAGTGCCGATTTCTCCTTTGGGATAGGGGAGCAGTTCACCATCCAACACTGTTCCATTAGGGATAACGCCAACAAAAGCTTCAAATTCTGGATATTTATCGGTGACGAGTTCTTCACCCCGACTCCAGACAAAGATTTCATCATTTCGAAGAATGGTTTGAGATCGAATGCCGTCCCATTTGTGCTCTGCGGACCATTGGGTTACCTCACCCAAATCTGTAACGTCGTCTTCAACGGCATATGCTAAAAAGAAGGGATAGGGTTTGGAGAGGTAATCGCTCTCTTTCTCCTGCAAAACTAAGTCGTGGAAACTGATGCGGTTCGGGTCCCAATTGCCCATTAGTTTATAAGCGAGAATGTCCTCTTCAATACCCGTGGCTTTGGATAGTGCACGGGTCATCAATTTTTGACTCACCCCGATTCTAAAACTGCCTGTGATCAATTTATTAAAGACAAAACGCTCGTAATAATCGAGTTCGGACCAATATTGAAAAAGGTATTCCTTTTTTTCTGCTTCCGTTTTTTGTTTCAAGGCTATCATCTCCTGTAAAAAGGTGGTCAATGATTTTTTTGAGCCTTTTTCTGTTGAGGGAACCACCAAAGCAATGGTCTCGGCCAAATCTCCAACGATATGATAGCTCTCTTCGAACAGCCACAATGGAATATGGGATAGTTCAGCTGCCCAAGTACGCAGCAAAGTTGTGTTCACGGGACGCGGAGGTCTTCTGTGGGATAGTATGGCGATGGTCCAAACCTTGTCTTGGTCGCTCGCTTCTTTAAAGTATTGGGAGAGTGCCTCCACCTTTACATTGGTTTTATTGGTGCCATCCAATGTTTTTATGAGTTGGGCAAACTGTTTCATTCCGCTTCCGATTTTTCTTGTTCGTTAGCATTGATTTCGGACAGTTCGCCTTCGTATTGCGTAGCTTCGGTTCGGGCATCGTAGCCCAATTCCATCAAATATTTGGAGAAAATGTCGGTGTAGCCGTGTGTGCAGATTATTTTTTCCGCACCGGTGGCTTCGATTGTCTGCAATAGTCCTCTCCAATCGCAATGGTCGCTCAGTACAAAACCTTTGTCAATAGCCCTCCGTCTTCGTGCACCCCTGAAAGCCATCCAACCACTGGCTGTGGCGGTAACATAGGGAACCATTTTTTTTATCCAAGTGCTTCCATGGGCACTGGGAGGAGCAACCACAATGTTGCCCAAAAGGTCCTCCTTTTTGGTCTCTTTGGTAATCAAATGGGTTGGTGGCAAATCAACCAAAGGCCTGAGCACTTCGGTCATATTTTCGACCGCTCCGTGCGTGTATATTTTTCCTATGGACGTGTCCAGATGTTTGATCAAGCGTTGTGCCTTCCCCAAGGAATAACCAAAAAGCACCGAGGTTTTTCCTTCTGCTTGATTCTGTGCCCACCATTGGTTGATATCGTTGAACACCTCTTTTTGTGGTCGCCAACGAAATGCAGGTAACCCGAAGGTGCACTCCGTGATGAAGGTGTGACATTTTACAAGCTCAAATGGAGTGGTGAGCCCATCGTCTTCAATTTTGTAATCTCCCGTGAACACCCATACTTCGTCATTGTGCTCCACCCGTATTTGTGAAGATCCCACAATATGTCCGGCAGGATGGAAACTGAATTTTACGTTGTTCACCGTGAATGTTTCGCCCCAGTCTTTTCCTGAAATGGAAACATCCCCTAAACGATGCTTCACGATTGGAACATTCTTATGGTGGGTAATGTACTTGTTATGACC from Flagellimonas oceani encodes the following:
- a CDS encoding ATP-dependent DNA ligase, with translation MKQFAQLIKTLDGTNKTNVKVEALSQYFKEASDQDKVWTIAILSHRRPPRPVNTTLLRTWAAELSHIPLWLFEESYHIVGDLAETIALVVPSTEKGSKKSLTTFLQEMIALKQKTEAEKKEYLFQYWSELDYYERFVFNKLITGSFRIGVSQKLMTRALSKATGIEEDILAYKLMGNWDPNRISFHDLVLQEKESDYLSKPYPFFLAYAVEDDVTDLGEVTQWSAEHKWDGIRSQTILRNDEIFVWSRGEELVTDKYPEFEAFVGVIPNGTVLDGELLPYPKGEIGTFKDLQTRIGRKNVSKSLLEKIPVKLKVYDILEWKGKDIRNKTYLERRKILESMISTTLNKQVTERWSLSEVEMSRNRTPYNELPILLSERMQFNSWEEVAKERKLSREKHSEGLVLKRNDSTYQVGRKKGGWWKWKVDPLTIDAVLTYAMRGHGRRSNLFTDYTFALWDKNEEGEKELVTFAKAYSGLTDKEFRQVDAWIKKNTLERFGPVRSVTPQYVFEIAFEGIAPSKRHKSGVATRFPRILKWRKDKKIDEANSLDDLKALIPSKAKGSHKK
- a CDS encoding ligase-associated DNA damage response exonuclease, producing the protein MKTPLLEFTSKGIYCKKADVYLDPWKPVDKAIISHGHADHSRWGHNKYITHHKNVPIVKHRLGDVSISGKDWGETFTVNNVKFSFHPAGHIVGSSQIRVEHNDEVWVFTGDYKIEDDGLTTPFELVKCHTFITECTFGLPAFRWRPQKEVFNDINQWWAQNQAEGKTSVLFGYSLGKAQRLIKHLDTSIGKIYTHGAVENMTEVLRPLVDLPPTHLITKETKKEDLLGNIVVAPPSAHGSTWIKKMVPYVTATASGWMAFRGARRRRAIDKGFVLSDHCDWRGLLQTIEATGAEKIICTHGYTDIFSKYLMELGYDARTEATQYEGELSEINANEQEKSEAE